One genomic window of Pagrus major chromosome 22, Pma_NU_1.0 includes the following:
- the dnajc5ga gene encoding dnaJ (Hsp40) homolog, subfamily C, member 5 gamma a isoform X1, with the protein MAEPNPSRPQRKMSTAGESVYKVLGLEKGATAEDIKKAYRKLALKYHPDKNPDNPEAAEKFKEINNANSILNDETKRKIYDEYGSMGLYVSEQFGEESVKYYFLMSKWWFKGLVLCCTLFTCCCCCCCCCFCYGKCKPPDDDEHYQYVDPEDLEAQIRAEQDGGYTVIIGQPTSNVGPESPEGQSQPIPLPMPMPMPPAEHQSPTSPAGEENPGETLPESK; encoded by the exons ATGGCTGAACCAAACCCCTCCCGTCCCCAAAGGAAGATGTCCACAGCTGGGGAGAGTGTGTACAAGGTGCTAGGTCTGGAGAAAGGAGCGACAGCTGAGGACATCAAGAAAGCATACAG GAAACTAGCATTGAAGTACCACCCAGATAAAAACCCAGACAACCCTGAGGCAGCAGAGAAGTTTAAGGAGATTAACAACGCCAACTCTATTTTAAATGATGAGACCAAGAGGAAGATCTACGATGAGTATGGCTCCATGGGCCTTTACGTCTCTGAACAGTTTGGAGAGGAGAGCGTCAAATATTACTTCCTCATGTCCAAATGGTGGTTTAAG gGTCTGGTACTGTGCTGTACGTtgttcacctgctgctgctgttgctgctgctgttgtttttgctaTGGGAAATGTAAACCACCTGACGATGATGAACACTACCAGTATGTCGACCCTGAAGACCTGGAGGCTcaaatcagagcagagcaggacgGAG GTTACACAGTAATCATAGGCCAGCCCACATCTAATGTGGGTCCAGAAAGCCCAGAAGGCCAGAGTCAGCCCATCCCCCTGCCAATGCCAATGCCCATGCCTCCAGCTGAGCACCAGTCTCCGACCAGTCCGGCCGGGGAAGAAAACCCCGGAGAAACCTTACCAGAGTCGAAATGA
- the dnajc5ga gene encoding dnaJ (Hsp40) homolog, subfamily C, member 5 gamma a isoform X3, whose translation MAEPNPSRPQRKMSTAGESVYKVLGLEKGATAEDIKKAYRKLALKYHPDKNPDNPEAAEKFKEINNANSILNDETKRKIYDEYGSMGLYVSEQFGEESVKYYFLMSKWWFKGLVLCCTLFTCCCCCCCCCFCYGKCKPPDDDEHYQYVDPEDLEAQIRAEQDGGK comes from the exons ATGGCTGAACCAAACCCCTCCCGTCCCCAAAGGAAGATGTCCACAGCTGGGGAGAGTGTGTACAAGGTGCTAGGTCTGGAGAAAGGAGCGACAGCTGAGGACATCAAGAAAGCATACAG GAAACTAGCATTGAAGTACCACCCAGATAAAAACCCAGACAACCCTGAGGCAGCAGAGAAGTTTAAGGAGATTAACAACGCCAACTCTATTTTAAATGATGAGACCAAGAGGAAGATCTACGATGAGTATGGCTCCATGGGCCTTTACGTCTCTGAACAGTTTGGAGAGGAGAGCGTCAAATATTACTTCCTCATGTCCAAATGGTGGTTTAAG gGTCTGGTACTGTGCTGTACGTtgttcacctgctgctgctgttgctgctgctgttgtttttgctaTGGGAAATGTAAACCACCTGACGATGATGAACACTACCAGTATGTCGACCCTGAAGACCTGGAGGCTcaaatcagagcagagcaggacgGAG